The Streptomyces sp. Mut1 genome window below encodes:
- a CDS encoding sensor histidine kinase, with protein sequence MGRGKLRIYLGAAPGVGKTYAMLAEAHRRVERGTDCVIGFVEHHGRPRTETMLTGLEEVPRREIEHRAALFTEMDVDAVLERGPAVALVDELAHTNVPGSRNAKRWQDVEELLQAGIDVVSTVNIQHLESLGDVVESITGVRQRETVPDEVVRRADQLELVDMSPQALRRRMAHGNIYKPDRIDASLSNYFRPGNLTALRELALLWVADRVDEYLQQYRGEHNIRTTWQARERIVVGLTGGPEGRTLIRRASRMAAKGSGSEILAVYIARSDGLTSASPKELAVQRTLVEDLGGTFHHVIGDDIPSALLAFARGVNATQIVLGSSRRKAWQYIYGPGVGATVARESGPDLDVHIVTHDEVAKGRGLPIARGARLGRARIIWGWGVGVGGPVLLAVLLKALEPGPGLANDVLLFLFMTVAAALIGGLLPALASAAAGSLLLNYWFTPPTHTLTVQDPENFVAIVIFFAVAVAVASVVDLAARRTHQAARLRAESEILSFLAGSVLRGETTLAALLDRVRETFGMGSVALLERQSDVDPWTCAGSVGPAPVARPEDADVDMPVGDHMALALSGRVLPAEDRRVLGAFAAQAAVVLDRQRLVDEAEEARRLAEGNRIRTALLAAVSHDLRTPLAAIKAAVSSLRSDDVAWSDDDEAEFLEGIEAGADRLDHLVGNLLDMSRLQTGTVTPLIREIDLDEVVPMALGGVPEDSVDLDIPETLPMVAVDPGLLERAVANVVENAVKYSPDGDRVTVAASALGTRVELRVADRGRGVPDEGKERIFEPFQRYGDAPRGAGVGLGLAVARGFAESMGGTLDAEDTPGGGLTMVLTLKAAPGHASVPRADDGKLLDDGKLLDDRGLPTGPTHSRKAGPR encoded by the coding sequence ATGGGGCGCGGCAAACTTCGGATCTACCTCGGTGCGGCACCCGGCGTCGGCAAGACGTACGCGATGCTCGCCGAGGCGCACCGTCGTGTCGAACGGGGCACCGACTGCGTCATCGGCTTCGTCGAGCACCACGGCCGCCCGCGCACCGAGACCATGCTGACCGGCCTCGAAGAGGTCCCGCGCCGCGAGATCGAGCACCGCGCGGCCCTCTTCACCGAGATGGACGTCGACGCCGTCCTGGAACGCGGCCCGGCCGTCGCCCTGGTGGACGAGCTGGCCCACACCAACGTGCCCGGCTCCCGCAACGCCAAGCGCTGGCAGGACGTCGAGGAGCTGCTCCAGGCCGGCATCGACGTGGTCTCCACCGTCAACATCCAGCACCTGGAATCCCTCGGCGACGTGGTCGAGTCCATAACCGGCGTACGCCAGCGCGAGACCGTGCCCGACGAGGTGGTCCGCCGCGCCGACCAGCTGGAACTGGTCGACATGTCGCCCCAGGCCCTGCGCCGCCGCATGGCCCACGGCAACATCTACAAACCGGACCGGATCGACGCCTCCCTGTCCAACTACTTCCGCCCCGGCAACCTCACCGCCCTGCGCGAACTGGCCCTCCTCTGGGTCGCCGACCGGGTGGACGAATACCTCCAGCAGTACCGGGGCGAGCACAACATCCGCACCACCTGGCAGGCCCGCGAACGCATCGTCGTCGGCCTCACCGGAGGCCCCGAGGGCCGCACCCTCATCCGCCGCGCCTCCCGGATGGCGGCCAAGGGCTCGGGCAGCGAGATCCTCGCCGTCTACATCGCCCGCAGCGACGGACTGACCTCGGCCTCGCCCAAGGAACTGGCCGTCCAGCGGACCCTGGTCGAGGACCTGGGCGGCACCTTCCACCACGTCATCGGTGACGACATACCCTCCGCGCTCCTCGCGTTCGCCCGGGGCGTCAACGCCACACAGATCGTCCTCGGCTCCAGCCGCCGCAAGGCCTGGCAGTACATCTACGGACCCGGCGTCGGCGCCACCGTCGCCCGCGAGTCCGGCCCCGACCTCGACGTCCACATCGTCACCCACGACGAGGTCGCCAAGGGCCGGGGCCTGCCCATCGCCCGCGGCGCCCGGCTCGGCCGGGCCCGCATCATCTGGGGCTGGGGGGTCGGCGTCGGCGGTCCCGTCCTCCTCGCCGTGCTCCTCAAGGCCCTGGAGCCCGGCCCCGGGCTCGCCAACGACGTCCTGCTCTTCCTCTTCATGACCGTCGCCGCCGCCCTCATCGGCGGACTGCTGCCCGCCCTCGCGTCCGCCGCCGCCGGCTCCCTGCTGCTGAACTACTGGTTCACCCCGCCCACCCACACCCTCACCGTCCAGGACCCGGAGAACTTCGTCGCCATCGTGATCTTCTTCGCGGTGGCGGTCGCGGTGGCCTCCGTCGTGGACCTCGCGGCCCGCCGCACCCACCAGGCCGCCCGGCTGCGCGCGGAGTCCGAGATCCTGTCGTTCCTGGCCGGCAGCGTGCTGCGCGGCGAGACCACGCTGGCCGCGCTCCTGGACCGGGTCCGCGAGACCTTCGGCATGGGGTCCGTCGCCCTGCTGGAGCGGCAGAGCGACGTCGACCCGTGGACGTGCGCCGGGAGCGTGGGCCCGGCACCGGTCGCCCGCCCCGAGGACGCCGACGTGGATATGCCCGTCGGCGACCACATGGCCCTGGCCCTGTCCGGCCGCGTGCTGCCCGCCGAGGACCGCCGGGTGCTCGGCGCCTTCGCCGCCCAGGCCGCCGTCGTCCTGGACCGCCAGCGCCTGGTGGACGAGGCGGAGGAGGCCCGCAGGCTCGCCGAGGGCAACCGCATCAGGACCGCGCTGCTGGCCGCCGTCAGCCACGACCTGCGTACTCCGCTCGCCGCCATCAAGGCCGCCGTCAGCTCCCTGCGCTCCGACGACGTCGCCTGGTCCGACGACGACGAGGCCGAGTTCCTCGAAGGCATCGAGGCCGGTGCCGACCGCCTCGACCACCTCGTCGGCAACCTCCTCGACATGTCCCGCCTCCAGACCGGCACGGTCACCCCGCTGATCCGGGAGATCGACCTGGACGAGGTGGTGCCCATGGCCCTGGGCGGCGTCCCGGAGGACAGCGTCGACCTGGACATCCCCGAGACGCTGCCCATGGTCGCCGTCGACCCAGGGCTCCTGGAGCGGGCCGTCGCCAACGTCGTGGAGAACGCCGTCAAGTACAGCCCCGACGGCGACCGCGTCACCGTCGCCGCCAGCGCGCTCGGTACCCGCGTCGAACTCCGGGTCGCCGACCGCGGCCGCGGCGTCCCCGACGAGGGCAAGGAGCGCATCTTCGAACCCTTCCAGCGCTACGGCGACGCCCCGCGCGGCGCCGGAGTGGGCCTCGGCCTCGCGGTGGCCCGCGGATTCGCCGAGTCCATGGGCGGCACGCTCGACGCCGAGGACACCCCCGGCGGCGGCCTCACCATGGTCCTGACCCTCAAGGCGGCCCCGGGCCACGCCTCCGTTCCCCGCGCGGACGACGGGAAACTCCTGGACGACGGAAAGCTCCTGGACGACAGGGGACTCCCGACCGGCCCCACCCACAGCAGAAAGGCAGGACCGCGATGA
- a CDS encoding class I SAM-dependent RNA methyltransferase, which yields MQNESTSPQSGETQTGETRPESLIGREYEVEVGPVAHGGHCIARTDEGRVLFVRHTLPGEKIVAKVTDGDNDSRFLRADAVRIIEASKDRVKAPCPFAGPGKCGGCDWQHAKPGAQRRLKGEVIAEQLQRLAGLTPEEAGWDGTVMPAEGDKLPAGEVPAWRTRVQYAIDEDGRVGLRKHRSHDVEIIDHCMIAAPGVSELGVEKQDWPQMATVEAISATGSHDRQVILTPRTGGRLPLVELDKPVSVLRVDERDGGVHRVHGRGFVRERADDRTYRVGSGGFWQVHPQAADTLVRAVMQGLLPRKNDTALDLYCGVGLFAGAIGQRIGEKGAVLGIESGKRAVEDARHNLKDLDRVRIEHGKVDQVLPRTGITECDLIVLDPPRAGAGKATVKQLVGLGARRIAYVACDPAALARDLAYFREGGYRVRTLRAFDLFPMTHHVECVAILEPAGKGA from the coding sequence ATGCAGAACGAATCCACGTCGCCGCAGTCCGGGGAGACACAGACCGGGGAGACGCGGCCGGAGTCGCTCATCGGGCGGGAGTACGAGGTCGAGGTCGGTCCGGTCGCGCACGGCGGCCACTGCATCGCGCGGACGGACGAGGGCCGCGTCCTGTTCGTACGCCACACCCTGCCCGGCGAGAAGATCGTCGCGAAGGTCACCGACGGCGACAACGACTCGCGCTTCCTGCGCGCGGACGCGGTACGGATCATCGAGGCGTCCAAGGACCGGGTGAAGGCCCCCTGCCCGTTCGCGGGCCCCGGCAAGTGCGGCGGCTGCGACTGGCAGCACGCCAAGCCGGGCGCCCAGCGCCGCCTCAAGGGCGAGGTCATCGCGGAGCAGCTCCAGCGCCTCGCGGGCCTCACCCCCGAGGAGGCCGGCTGGGACGGTACGGTCATGCCGGCCGAGGGCGACAAGCTCCCGGCGGGCGAGGTGCCCGCCTGGCGCACCCGCGTCCAGTACGCCATCGACGAGGACGGCCGCGTCGGCCTCCGCAAGCACCGCTCGCACGACGTCGAGATCATCGACCACTGCATGATCGCCGCGCCCGGTGTCTCCGAGCTCGGCGTCGAGAAGCAGGACTGGCCCCAGATGGCCACGGTCGAGGCCATCTCCGCCACCGGCTCCCACGACCGCCAGGTCATCCTCACCCCCCGCACGGGCGGCCGCCTCCCCCTCGTCGAGCTGGACAAGCCCGTCTCGGTCCTCCGCGTCGACGAGCGCGACGGCGGCGTCCACCGCGTCCACGGCCGCGGCTTCGTCCGCGAACGCGCCGACGACCGCACCTACCGCGTCGGCTCCGGCGGCTTCTGGCAGGTCCACCCCCAGGCCGCCGACACCCTCGTCCGCGCCGTCATGCAGGGCCTGCTGCCCCGCAAGAACGACACCGCCCTCGACCTCTACTGCGGCGTCGGCCTCTTCGCCGGCGCCATCGGCCAGCGCATCGGCGAGAAGGGCGCGGTCCTCGGCATCGAGTCCGGCAAGCGCGCGGTCGAGGACGCCCGCCACAACCTCAAGGACCTCGACCGCGTCCGCATCGAACACGGCAAGGTCGACCAGGTCCTGCCCCGCACGGGCATCACCGAATGCGACCTCATCGTCCTGGACCCGCCCCGCGCGGGCGCCGGCAAGGCCACGGTGAAGCAGCTGGTGGGCCTGGGCGCCCGCCGCATCGCATACGTGGCCTGCGACCCGGCGGCGCTGGCGAGGGACCTGGCGTACTTCCGGGAGGGCGGATACCGGGTGCGGACGCTGCGGGCGTTCGATCTGTTTCCTATGACGCATCATGTCGAGTGCGTCGCGATCCTTGAGCCTGCGGGCAAGGGTGCCTGA
- a CDS encoding potassium channel family protein → MHIVIMGCGRVGAALAQTLEQQGHTVAVIDQDPTAFRRLGSGFGGRRVTGVGFDQDTLREAGIEEAGAFAAVSSGDNSNIIAARVAREMFGIDNVAARIYDPRRAEVYQRLGIPTVATVRWTADQMLRRLLPSGAEPLWRDPSGGVQLAEVHTTPSWIGHKISTLQEETGVRVAFLTRLGEAILPSSQTVLQEGDLVHVMMRTDEIAKVEAAFAEGPEEGGH, encoded by the coding sequence GTGCACATCGTCATCATGGGCTGCGGGCGAGTGGGAGCCGCTCTCGCGCAGACCCTGGAGCAGCAGGGGCACACGGTCGCCGTCATCGACCAGGACCCCACGGCGTTCCGGCGCCTCGGCTCCGGGTTCGGCGGACGTCGCGTCACGGGGGTCGGTTTCGACCAGGACACCCTGCGTGAGGCGGGGATCGAGGAGGCCGGGGCGTTCGCCGCGGTGAGCAGCGGCGACAACTCGAACATCATCGCGGCCCGGGTGGCGCGCGAGATGTTCGGCATCGACAACGTCGCGGCGAGGATCTACGACCCCCGGCGCGCCGAGGTGTACCAGCGCCTGGGCATCCCCACGGTGGCCACCGTGCGCTGGACGGCGGACCAGATGCTGCGCCGGCTGCTGCCCTCGGGCGCGGAGCCGCTGTGGCGGGATCCGAGCGGTGGTGTGCAGCTCGCGGAGGTCCACACCACGCCGTCCTGGATCGGCCACAAGATCAGCACGTTGCAGGAGGAGACGGGCGTGCGTGTCGCCTTCCTCACCCGGTTGGGCGAGGCCATCCTGCCGTCGTCGCAGACGGTGCTCCAGGAGGGCGACCTCGTCCACGTGATGATGCGTACGGACGAGATCGCGAAGGTCGAGGCGGCGTTCGCCGAGGGCCCTGAGGAGGGCGGTCACTGA
- a CDS encoding APC family permease — translation MSKLTDVPKRILIGRALRSDRLGETLLPKRIALPVFASDPLSSVAYAPGEVLLVLSIAGVSAYHFSPWIAVAVVVLMFTVVASYRQNVHAYPSGGGDYEVATTNLGPKAGLTVASALLVDYIMTVAVSIASGVENLGSAIPFVVEHKTGCAVAAIVLLTVMNLRGVKESGKLFAIPTYLFVAGVFIMLIWGAFRGLVLGDTMRAPTAAYTIKAEHQGLAGFALVFLLLRAFSSGCAALTGVEAISNGVPAFRKPKSKNAATTLAMMGLLAVTMFCGIIALAMATDVKMAENPATDLVRDGSPVGSGFVQDPVISQVAAAVFGDGTFFFVILAAATALVLFLAANTAYNGFPLLGSILAQDRYLPRQLHTRGDRLAFSNGIVLLAGAAILLVVVYGADSTRLIQLYIVGVFVSFTLSQTGMVRHWNRHLRVERDQAKRRHMVRSRAINTFGAFFTGLVLVVVLATKFTHGAWVALLGMVIFFGTMTAIRKHYDRVAEEIAADAAAPDESIRPSRVHSIVLVSKLHRPTLRALAYAKLIRTDHLEALSISVDPAETKALREDWERRGINVPLKILDSPYREVTRPVIEYVKSLRRESPRDVVSVYIPEYVVGHWYEHLLHNQSALRLKGRLLFTPGVMVTSVPYQLESSEAAKKRARRRADWIAPGSVRRGPVERKHKDPTPKG, via the coding sequence GTGTCCAAACTGACCGACGTGCCCAAACGGATTCTGATCGGACGGGCCCTGCGCAGCGACAGGCTGGGGGAGACGCTCCTCCCCAAGCGCATCGCACTTCCCGTCTTCGCATCCGACCCGCTGTCCTCGGTGGCGTACGCACCCGGAGAAGTCCTCCTGGTGCTGTCCATCGCGGGTGTGTCGGCCTACCACTTCAGCCCGTGGATCGCGGTCGCGGTCGTGGTCCTCATGTTCACGGTCGTCGCCTCCTACCGGCAGAACGTGCACGCCTACCCGAGCGGCGGCGGCGACTACGAGGTCGCCACCACCAACCTCGGTCCCAAGGCCGGTCTGACCGTGGCCAGCGCCCTGCTGGTCGACTACATCATGACCGTCGCCGTGTCGATCGCCTCCGGGGTGGAGAACCTCGGCTCGGCGATCCCCTTCGTCGTCGAGCACAAGACGGGGTGCGCGGTCGCGGCCATCGTGCTGCTGACGGTGATGAACCTGCGCGGCGTCAAGGAGTCCGGCAAGCTCTTCGCCATCCCCACCTACCTCTTCGTGGCCGGCGTCTTCATCATGCTCATCTGGGGCGCCTTCCGCGGTCTCGTCCTCGGCGACACCATGCGCGCCCCGACCGCCGCGTACACGATCAAGGCCGAGCACCAGGGCCTGGCCGGCTTCGCCCTCGTCTTCCTGCTGCTGCGCGCCTTCTCCTCCGGCTGCGCGGCGCTCACCGGTGTCGAGGCGATCAGCAACGGTGTACCCGCGTTCCGCAAGCCCAAGAGCAAGAACGCCGCGACCACCCTCGCCATGATGGGCCTGCTCGCCGTCACCATGTTCTGCGGCATCATCGCGCTGGCCATGGCCACCGACGTCAAGATGGCCGAGAACCCGGCGACGGACCTGGTCCGCGACGGCTCCCCGGTCGGCTCCGGCTTCGTCCAGGACCCGGTCATCTCCCAGGTCGCGGCCGCGGTCTTCGGCGACGGCACGTTCTTCTTCGTCATCCTCGCCGCCGCCACCGCCCTCGTCCTCTTCCTGGCCGCCAACACCGCGTACAACGGCTTCCCGCTGCTCGGCTCGATCCTGGCCCAGGACCGCTACCTGCCCCGCCAGCTGCACACCCGCGGGGACCGGCTCGCCTTCTCCAACGGCATCGTGCTGCTGGCCGGCGCCGCGATCCTGCTGGTCGTCGTCTACGGCGCCGACTCGACCCGGCTGATCCAGCTGTACATCGTCGGCGTGTTCGTCTCCTTCACGCTCAGCCAGACCGGCATGGTCCGGCACTGGAACCGCCACCTGCGCGTGGAGCGGGACCAGGCCAAGCGCCGCCACATGGTCCGCTCCCGCGCGATCAACACCTTCGGCGCCTTCTTCACCGGCCTGGTGCTCGTCGTCGTCCTCGCCACCAAATTCACCCACGGCGCCTGGGTGGCGCTGCTCGGTATGGTGATCTTCTTCGGCACGATGACCGCGATCCGCAAGCACTACGACCGGGTCGCCGAGGAGATCGCCGCCGACGCCGCCGCCCCCGACGAGTCCATCCGCCCCTCCCGGGTCCACTCGATCGTCCTGGTCTCCAAGCTCCACCGCCCCACCCTGCGCGCGCTCGCCTACGCCAAGCTCATCCGTACGGACCACCTGGAGGCACTCTCCATCAGCGTGGACCCGGCCGAGACGAAGGCGCTCAGGGAGGACTGGGAGCGGCGCGGCATCAACGTACCGCTGAAGATCCTCGACTCGCCCTACCGCGAGGTGACCCGCCCGGTCATCGAATACGTGAAGAGCCTGCGCCGGGAGAGCCCGCGCGATGTGGTGAGCGTCTACATCCCGGAGTACGTCGTCGGCCACTGGTACGAGCACCTGCTGCACAACCAGAGCGCCCTGCGGCTCAAGGGCCGGCTGCTCTTCACCCCCGGCGTGATGGTCACCTCGGTCCCGTACCAGCTGGAGTCCTCCGAGGCGGCCAAGAAGCGCGCACGCAGGCGCGCGGACTGGATCGCCCCCGGCTCGGTGCGCCGCGGCCCGGTGGAACGCAAGCACAAGGACCCGACGCCGAAGGGCTGA
- a CDS encoding ribbon-helix-helix protein, CopG family, whose product MAMTLRLPDDLDAKLTERARREGRSKQELAIEAIRDAQDRAELKVDDVLAELMDSDAEILDYLK is encoded by the coding sequence ATGGCGATGACACTTCGACTCCCGGATGACCTTGACGCGAAGCTCACTGAGCGGGCCCGTCGGGAGGGCCGCAGTAAGCAGGAACTCGCCATTGAGGCCATCCGTGACGCGCAGGACCGGGCCGAGCTGAAGGTCGATGACGTCCTGGCCGAGCTGATGGACAGCGATGCGGAGATCCTGGACTACCTGAAGTGA
- a CDS encoding type II toxin-antitoxin system death-on-curing family toxin, producing the protein MTDVRYIQVDEILAIARTVNGTEHSVRDMGLLVSAIERPRTNVFGAELYPTLHEKAAALLHSVARNHALIDGNKRTAWLAMRVFLRFNGVSASTVPPPVSVAGPFVEEVAQDNVDVPAIAKRLATWFPVS; encoded by the coding sequence GTGACCGACGTGCGCTACATCCAGGTCGACGAAATCCTGGCCATCGCCCGTACGGTCAACGGTACGGAGCACAGCGTGCGTGACATGGGTCTTCTGGTGTCGGCGATTGAGCGACCCCGGACGAACGTGTTCGGAGCCGAGCTGTATCCCACGCTGCACGAGAAGGCCGCGGCATTGCTGCACTCCGTCGCCCGCAACCATGCGCTGATCGACGGCAACAAGCGCACCGCCTGGCTTGCCATGCGTGTCTTCCTGCGGTTCAACGGCGTCAGCGCGAGTACCGTCCCGCCGCCCGTTTCCGTGGCCGGGCCGTTCGTCGAGGAAGTCGCGCAGGACAACGTCGATGTACCGGCGATCGCCAAGCGCCTCGCGACCTGGTTCCCTGTTTCCTGA
- a CDS encoding OB-fold nucleic acid binding domain-containing protein has product MSAVPRFEKPHKADRPSGRFRRMLDRLASSQEDLECEELEEDAQASGCTRISECTDRQIVKVTGTLRTVTLRPRAGVPALEAEIFDGTAPLDVVWLGRRSIVGIEPGRKLIASGRIAMSHGRRVLFNPKYELRPLGKE; this is encoded by the coding sequence ATGAGTGCTGTTCCTCGATTCGAGAAGCCCCACAAGGCCGACCGGCCTTCCGGGCGCTTCCGGCGGATGCTCGACCGCCTTGCCAGCTCCCAGGAGGACCTGGAGTGCGAGGAGCTGGAGGAGGACGCGCAGGCGTCGGGGTGCACCCGGATCTCCGAATGCACCGACCGCCAGATCGTGAAGGTCACTGGTACCTTGCGGACGGTGACCCTGCGGCCGCGCGCCGGAGTGCCCGCCCTGGAGGCGGAGATCTTCGACGGCACCGCACCGCTCGACGTGGTCTGGCTCGGCCGCCGCTCCATCGTGGGCATAGAACCGGGCCGCAAGCTCATCGCCTCCGGCCGGATCGCGATGAGCCACGGGCGCAGGGTGCTGTTCAACCCCAAATACGAACTCCGACCGCTCGGCAAGGAGTAG
- a CDS encoding response regulator, with protein MTRVLVVDDEPQIVRALVINLKARRYEVDAAPDGATALQLAAARHPDVVVLDLGLPDMDGVDVIRGLRGWTRVPILVLSARHTSDEKVEALDAGADDYVTKPFGMDELLARLRAAVRRAEPVSQAGADEAEIVETEGFTVDLAAKKVHRGGRDVRLTPTEWHLLEVLVRNGGRLVSQRRLLQEVWGPSYGTETNYLRVYMAQLRRKLEADPSHPRHFVTEPGMGYRFERS; from the coding sequence ATGACCAGGGTGCTTGTGGTCGACGACGAGCCGCAGATCGTACGCGCCCTCGTGATCAACCTGAAGGCGCGCAGATACGAGGTGGACGCCGCGCCCGACGGGGCGACCGCCCTCCAGCTCGCCGCCGCCCGCCACCCCGACGTCGTCGTCCTGGACCTCGGGCTGCCCGACATGGACGGCGTCGACGTGATCAGGGGCCTGCGCGGCTGGACCAGGGTGCCGATCCTGGTGCTCTCGGCCCGCCACACCTCCGACGAGAAGGTCGAGGCGCTGGACGCGGGGGCGGACGACTACGTGACCAAGCCGTTCGGCATGGACGAGCTGCTGGCCCGGCTGCGGGCGGCGGTGCGCCGCGCCGAGCCCGTGAGCCAGGCCGGCGCCGACGAGGCCGAGATCGTGGAGACCGAGGGCTTCACCGTCGACCTCGCCGCCAAGAAGGTCCACCGCGGGGGGCGCGACGTACGGCTCACACCCACCGAGTGGCACCTGCTGGAGGTCCTGGTCCGCAACGGCGGCCGGCTCGTCAGCCAGCGCAGGCTGCTCCAGGAGGTCTGGGGACCGTCGTACGGCACCGAGACCAACTACCTGCGCGTCTACATGGCCCAGCTGAGGCGCAAACTGGAGGCCGACCCCTCCCACCCCCGCCACTTCGTCACCGAACCCGGCATGGGTTACCGCTTCGAACGCTCCTGA
- a CDS encoding DUF3159 domain-containing protein — protein sequence MTSLDKPTSDTDRTTDQQEADARAVTEAALFEAFGGVRGMVETVLPGLLFVTIFTIDKNLTNSAIAAVAVSLALVAVRLIRKDTVKHAFSGVFGVAFGVVFAKMTGNAKDFYLPGMLYTLGLALAYLVSTVAGLPLIGLILGPVFKENLSWRTRNPGRKKAYAKASYAWGLILLAKCAILFPLYWWADTTQFGWVLVALKIPPFLLAVYLTWVFLAKAPPPIDVFAEMEAEEQAEKARKEAAAAEAARGQEF from the coding sequence GTGACGTCTCTCGACAAGCCGACGTCCGACACGGACCGCACCACCGACCAGCAGGAGGCCGATGCCAGGGCGGTGACCGAGGCAGCGCTCTTCGAGGCCTTCGGTGGCGTGCGGGGCATGGTGGAGACCGTCCTGCCCGGACTGCTCTTCGTCACGATCTTCACCATCGACAAGAACCTGACCAACTCGGCCATCGCGGCCGTCGCGGTGTCGCTGGCGCTCGTGGCCGTCCGGCTGATCCGCAAGGACACCGTCAAGCACGCCTTCAGCGGTGTCTTCGGGGTGGCCTTCGGCGTGGTCTTCGCCAAGATGACGGGCAACGCCAAGGACTTCTACCTCCCGGGCATGCTCTACACCCTGGGCCTCGCCCTGGCCTATCTGGTCAGCACGGTCGCCGGCCTCCCGCTGATCGGCCTCATCCTGGGCCCGGTCTTCAAGGAGAACCTCTCCTGGCGCACCCGTAACCCCGGCCGCAAGAAGGCCTACGCCAAGGCCAGCTACGCCTGGGGCCTGATCCTGCTCGCCAAGTGCGCGATCCTCTTCCCGCTGTACTGGTGGGCCGACACCACCCAGTTCGGCTGGGTGCTGGTCGCCCTGAAGATCCCGCCGTTCCTGCTGGCGGTCTACCTCACCTGGGTCTTCCTCGCCAAGGCTCCGCCGCCCATCGACGTCTTCGCCGAGATGGAGGCCGAGGAACAGGCCGAGAAGGCACGCAAGGAGGCGGCCGCCGCCGAAGCGGCCCGCGGCCAGGAGTTCTGA
- a CDS encoding potassium channel family protein: protein MRVAIAGAGAVGRSIAGELLENGHEVLLVDKAPTAISVERVPMAEWLLADACEITSLDEAALQRCNVVIAATGDDKVNLVVSLLAKTEYGVPRVVARVNNPKNEWLFNESWGVDVAVSTPRLMSALVEEAVSVGDLVRLLRFSHGDANLVELTLPPESALAGTQVGEVAWPEDTSLVTIIRGQRVLTPSPEESLEAGDELLFVAAQAREEQLEDLLSVRQGDPGK, encoded by the coding sequence ATGCGTGTCGCGATTGCCGGGGCCGGTGCGGTGGGCCGTTCCATCGCGGGCGAGCTGCTGGAGAACGGGCACGAGGTGCTGCTCGTGGACAAGGCGCCGACCGCCATTTCGGTGGAGCGGGTGCCGATGGCCGAGTGGCTGCTGGCGGATGCCTGTGAGATCACGTCGCTGGACGAGGCGGCGTTGCAGCGCTGCAACGTCGTGATCGCGGCGACCGGCGACGACAAGGTGAACCTGGTCGTCTCGCTGCTCGCCAAGACGGAGTACGGCGTTCCGCGGGTCGTCGCCCGGGTGAACAACCCGAAGAACGAGTGGCTGTTCAACGAGTCGTGGGGCGTCGATGTGGCGGTCTCGACGCCGCGCCTGATGTCGGCGCTGGTGGAGGAGGCGGTGAGTGTCGGCGATCTGGTCCGGCTGCTGCGCTTCAGCCACGGTGACGCGAACCTGGTGGAGCTGACGCTGCCGCCGGAGTCGGCCCTGGCGGGTACGCAGGTCGGGGAGGTCGCCTGGCCGGAGGACACCTCGCTGGTGACGATCATCCGGGGGCAGCGGGTGCTGACGCCGAGCCCGGAGGAGAGCCTGGAGGCGGGTGACGAGCTGCTGTTCGTGGCCGCGCAGGCGCGCGAGGAGCAGTTGGAGGATCTGCTGTCGGTGCGCCAGGGCGATCCTGGGAAGTAG